A single Saccopteryx bilineata isolate mSacBil1 chromosome 11, mSacBil1_pri_phased_curated, whole genome shotgun sequence DNA region contains:
- the LOC136315678 gene encoding LOW QUALITY PROTEIN: butyrophilin subfamily 3 member A1-like (The sequence of the model RefSeq protein was modified relative to this genomic sequence to represent the inferred CDS: inserted 2 bases in 2 codons; substituted 2 bases at 2 genomic stop codons) gives MERSLAFHLTALHVCFVLAQLLTTCSAQFTVVGPADPILAVVGEDAELPCHLSPKMNAEDMELMWVRPSPWQVVLTYAHGKEETQAAEYQGRTSILKEDITEGMAALWIHNITLSDSGEYQCYFQDGDFYDKALVELKVAALGSDLHIEMKGYEGGGISLECTSAGWYPQPHIEWRDDRGQSLSSVAAPVTADSLGLYAASASVTVESDFGRGISCIFRNPLLSQEKTARVSIAGPLFWNAWPWVVALAVTLPALLGLLAAAGFFLWRQQKKSKTLPTEKERERSAKGESRLQERDRPAQPLQRELKWRRIQYLPRGEKSQDYAEWKMALFQPADVLLDPDTAHLLLRISEDQRSLQRADTRQIIPYNPKRFFWHCSVLGSESFTSGRHFWEVEVGDRKQWQVGVCRENVERKCYVEIKPENGFWTMELYNGHVYQALTDLRTKLTVVNPPERVGVFLDYEWGEVSFYNAIDGSHICTFLHTSFSGPVWPFFKISELEPTALTICPAQXXVRSSLVFDQVTDPPLKTPMXAGSADANEDPQAEITXALPAQPGAETLTAKCHNNKVLTETTLSEPLH, from the exons ATGGAGAGGTCCTTGGCCTTCCACCTGACTGCCCTCCATGTCTGTTTCGTCTTGGCCCAACTGCTCACCACCTGTTCAG CTCAGTTTACTGTGGTTGGACCTGCTGACCCCATCCTGGCCGTGGTGGGTGAAGATGCTGAGCTGCCCTGTCACCTGTCCCCAAAGATGAACGCTGAGGACATGGAGCTGATGTGGGTGAGACCCAGCCCCTGGCAGGTGGTGCTCACGTATGCACATGGGAAGGAAGAAACACAGGCAGCAGAGTATCAAGGGAGAACTTCGATTTTAAAAGAGGACATCACTGAGGGGATGGCTGCTCTCTGGATTCACAACATCACTCTCTCTGACAGCGGAGAATACCAGTGTTATTTCCAAGATGGAGACTTCTATGACAAAGCCCTGGTGGAGCTGAAGGTTGCAG CACTGGGCTCTGATCTTCACATTGAAATGAAAGGTTATGAAGGTGGAGGGATCAGTCTGGAGTGCACGTCTGCAGGCTGGTATCCGCAGCCCCACATCGAGTGGAGAGATGACAGGGGACAGAGCTTGTCCTCTGTGGCAGCACCTGTGACTGCAGACAGCCTGGGTCTATATGCAGCCTCAGCATCTGTGACCGTGGAAAGCGACTTTGGGAGGGGGATCTCCTGTATCTTCAGAAACCCCCTGCTCAGCCAGGAAAAGACAGCCAGGGTTTCCATTGCAG GTCCCCTCTTCTGGAACGCGTGGCCCTGGGTGGTGGCCTTAGCGGTGACCCTACCGGCTCTGCTGGGGCTCCTGGCGGCGGCGGGGTTCTTCCTGTGGCGACAGCAGAAGAAAAGCAAGACCCTGCCCACGGAGAAGGAGCGGGAGCGAAGCGCCAAAGGTGAGTCCCGGCTGCAGGAGCGCGACCGCCCCGCCCAGCCC CTGCAGCGCGAACTCA AGTGGAGGAGGATCCAGTACCTGCCGC GAG GTGAAAAGTCTCAGGACTATGCTG AGTGGAAGATGGCCCTCTTCCAACCTG CGGATGTGCTTCTGGATCCGGACACCGCTCACCTTCTCCTCCGCATTTCTGAGGACCAGAGGAGCCTGCAGCGGGCAGACACACGCCAGATAATCCCATACAACCCCAAAAGATTTTTCTGGCATTGCAGCGTGCTGGGCTCTGAGAGCTTCACGTCGGGGAGACATttctgggaggtggaggtgggggacagGAAGCAGTGGCAAGTTGGGGTGTGTAGGGAGAATGTGGAGAGAAAATGTTATGTTGAAATAAAACCCGAGAATGGATTCTGGACAATGGAGCTATATAATGGGCATGTCTACCAGGCTCTCACAGACCTCAGGACCAAACTGACAGTTGTCAACCCTCCTGAAAGAGTGGGGGTTTTCCTGGACTATGAGTGGGGAGAGGTCTCATTCTACAATGCCATCGATGGATCGCACATCTGCACCTTCCTGCACACCTCCTTCTCTGGACCTGTGTggcctttttttaagatttctgaatTGGAGCCCACTGCCTTGACCATTTGCCCAGCGCAGTAATAAGTGAGGAGTTCGCTTGTGTTTGACCAAGTGACTGACCCTCCCCTGAAGACCCCAA AGGCTGGCTCAGCTGATGCAAATGAGGACCCTCAGGCTGAAATAa ctgccctccctgcccagccTGGAGCTGAGACTCTAACAGCAAAATGTCACAACAATAAAGTACTTACTGAAACGACACTGAGTGAACCACTTCACTAA